In Promicromonospora sp. Populi, one genomic interval encodes:
- a CDS encoding DUF3097 domain-containing protein, whose product MRDERYGPDVLSPAFPGAQRGRRPTSRPTPAEHGLVVEEVETGWVGAVVRVEKSGGMHVVVLEDRRGRTRTFPLGPGFWVEGQPVVLTAPVVNRAPAQPTRTASGSVAVHGARARVARGSRIWVEGKHDAELVEKVWGDDLRVEGVVVEMLDGVDHLAERLAEFEPDAERRVGVLVDHLVPGSKEQRLTDEALRHVPQGTVLVLGHPYVDVWQAVRAERLGLDRWPVIDRGTEWKLGILRSLGWPADTQADVARGWQRILGSVRDFRDLDPALLGRVEELIDFVTT is encoded by the coding sequence GTGCGCGACGAACGGTATGGGCCTGACGTGCTGTCCCCAGCGTTTCCCGGCGCGCAGCGGGGGCGGCGGCCTACGTCGCGGCCCACGCCCGCCGAGCACGGGCTTGTGGTCGAAGAGGTGGAGACCGGCTGGGTCGGCGCCGTCGTCCGGGTCGAGAAGTCGGGCGGGATGCACGTGGTGGTCTTGGAGGACCGGCGCGGCCGCACCCGCACCTTCCCGCTCGGCCCCGGGTTCTGGGTCGAGGGCCAGCCCGTGGTGCTGACCGCGCCCGTCGTGAACCGGGCCCCCGCGCAGCCCACCCGCACGGCCTCCGGGTCCGTAGCGGTGCACGGCGCCCGGGCCCGCGTAGCGCGCGGCAGCCGCATCTGGGTGGAGGGCAAGCACGACGCCGAGCTCGTCGAGAAGGTCTGGGGCGACGACCTGCGGGTCGAGGGGGTCGTGGTCGAGATGCTCGACGGCGTCGACCACCTCGCCGAGCGGCTCGCCGAGTTCGAGCCCGACGCCGAACGCCGCGTCGGCGTGCTGGTCGACCACCTGGTGCCAGGCTCCAAGGAGCAGCGGCTGACGGACGAGGCCCTGCGCCACGTCCCGCAGGGCACCGTGCTGGTGCTCGGCCATCCCTACGTCGACGTGTGGCAGGCGGTGCGCGCCGAGCGGCTCGGGCTGGACCGCTGGCCGGTGATCGACCGGGGCACCGAGTGGAAGCTCGGCATCCTGCGCTCCCTGGGCTGGCCTGCTGATACCCAGGCCGACGTCGCGCGCGGCTGGCAACGCATCCTCGGCAGTGTGCGCGATTTCCGGGACCTCGACCCCGCCCTGCTCGGCCGGGTGGAGGAACTTATCGATTTTGTGACCACCTAG
- a CDS encoding DUF4870 domain-containing protein produces MSENPQQPETPQQPEQPPQQPQQPQPGPAYGPGVPYQPQPLSPSDERLWAVLAQVGPFILGFIAPLVIWLIFKDRSRFVDQEGKESLNFQITVVLGLIAAAIITGITFGFGGFVYLAFIAAIVFMIMAAVANSKGAPYRYPVTIRFIK; encoded by the coding sequence ATGTCCGAGAACCCGCAGCAGCCAGAGACTCCTCAGCAGCCTGAGCAGCCACCACAGCAGCCACAGCAGCCGCAGCCCGGCCCCGCCTACGGTCCGGGCGTGCCGTACCAGCCGCAGCCGCTCAGCCCGTCGGACGAGCGGCTGTGGGCCGTCCTCGCCCAGGTCGGCCCGTTCATCCTGGGGTTCATCGCGCCCCTGGTGATCTGGCTGATCTTCAAGGACCGCAGCCGGTTCGTGGACCAGGAGGGCAAGGAGTCGCTGAACTTCCAGATCACCGTCGTCCTCGGGCTGATCGCCGCGGCGATCATCACGGGCATCACGTTCGGGTTCGGCGGGTTCGTCTACCTCGCGTTCATCGCCGCGATCGTGTTCATGATCATGGCGGCCGTGGCGAACAGCAAGGGCGCCCCGTACCGCTACCCGGTGACCATCCGCTTCATCAAGTAG
- the hemW gene encoding radical SAM family heme chaperone HemW, with translation MPALPPGIPVPDDGGLPAWVRPTAPASDTRPFGVYVHVPFCTVRCGYCDFNTYTASELGGGANQAAYATTALREVTLARQVLSDAGRSPAAVGTVFFGGGTPTMLPATDLARVLTGIKDAWGLSDDVEVTTEANPDSVTPQSLRVLADAGFTRVSFGMQSAMPHVLATLERTHDPARIPDVVRWARDAGLDVSLDLIYGTPGESLDDWRTSVETALDTGVDHVSAYALVVEPGTKMAAQVRRGEITLPDEDDQAAKYELADDLLTAAGLSWYEVSNWSRPGHECRHNVGYWRGDDWWGIGPGAHSYVSAPGPAPGPASEPTAEARPAGVRWWNVKHPRAYATRLEAGHSPGAGRELLTLDEAHLERVMLGVRLREGLDLGVLSPAGRTAVAGLVARGLLDGRAALAPARAVLTRRGRLLADAVVRDLTT, from the coding sequence GTGCCCGCACTTCCTCCCGGCATTCCCGTGCCCGACGACGGCGGGTTGCCCGCCTGGGTCCGCCCGACGGCGCCGGCGTCTGACACACGGCCGTTCGGCGTGTACGTGCACGTCCCGTTCTGCACGGTGCGCTGCGGGTACTGCGACTTCAACACCTACACGGCGTCCGAGCTGGGCGGCGGCGCGAACCAGGCCGCCTACGCGACCACCGCCCTGCGCGAGGTGACGCTCGCGCGGCAGGTGCTGTCCGACGCCGGCCGGTCACCCGCCGCGGTCGGAACGGTCTTCTTCGGGGGCGGCACCCCGACGATGCTGCCCGCAACGGACCTCGCCCGGGTCCTGACCGGCATCAAGGACGCCTGGGGATTGTCCGACGACGTCGAGGTCACCACGGAGGCCAACCCGGACTCCGTCACGCCCCAGTCCCTGCGGGTCCTGGCCGACGCCGGGTTCACGCGCGTCTCGTTCGGCATGCAGTCCGCGATGCCCCACGTGCTGGCGACGCTGGAGCGCACCCACGACCCGGCGCGCATCCCCGACGTCGTGCGCTGGGCCCGGGACGCCGGGCTGGACGTGTCGCTGGACCTCATCTACGGCACACCCGGCGAGTCCCTGGACGACTGGCGCACCAGCGTCGAGACGGCGCTGGACACCGGCGTCGACCACGTGTCCGCGTACGCCCTGGTGGTCGAGCCCGGCACCAAGATGGCCGCCCAGGTGCGCCGCGGCGAGATCACGCTGCCCGACGAGGACGACCAGGCGGCCAAGTACGAGCTCGCCGACGACCTGCTCACGGCCGCGGGCTTGAGCTGGTACGAGGTGTCGAACTGGTCCCGGCCGGGGCACGAGTGCCGGCACAACGTCGGGTACTGGCGCGGTGACGACTGGTGGGGCATCGGTCCCGGCGCGCACAGCTACGTGTCGGCGCCGGGGCCGGCGCCGGGGCCGGCTTCGGAGCCGACCGCTGAGGCGCGGCCCGCCGGCGTCCGCTGGTGGAACGTCAAGCACCCCCGCGCCTACGCCACGCGGCTGGAGGCCGGGCACAGCCCCGGCGCCGGGCGGGAGCTGCTCACCCTCGACGAGGCACACCTCGAACGGGTCATGCTCGGAGTGCGGCTGCGCGAGGGGCTCGACCTCGGCGTGCTGTCGCCCGCGGGCCGCACCGCGGTGGCGGGCCTCGTGGCGCGCGGGCTGCTCGACGGCCGCGCCGCGCTCGCCCCCGCACGCGCGGTGCTGACCCGGCGCGGCCGGCTCCTGGCCGACGCCGTCGTGCGCGACCTGACGACCTGA
- the lepA gene encoding translation elongation factor 4, translating into MPIPTSAASARIQPNATAPELIRNFCIIAHIDHGKSTLADRMLQLTGVVSSRDMRAQYLDRMDIERERGITIKSQAVRMPWGLADEAGVVTPHALNMIDTPGHVDFTYEVSRSLAACEGAVLLVDAAQGIEAQTLANLYLAMENDLEIIPVLNKIDLPAAQPEKYAEELANLVGTDPADVLKVSGKTGVGVEELLDRIVQRVPAPTGDPNAPARAMIFDSVYDTYRGVVTYVRVIDGDLNPREKIVMMSTKATHELLEIGVSSPEPHPAKGLGVGEVGYLITGVKDVRQSKVGDTVTNAAKPATVALDGYSDPKPMVFSGLYPIDGSDYPILRDALDKLKLSDAALNYEPETSVALGFGFRVGFLGLLHLEIVRERLEREFNLELISTAPNVIYEVTMEDNTKVEVTNPSEFPGGKIKEVREPVVKATILTPAEFVGAVMELSQSKRGDLQGMDYLSEDRVELRYKLPLGEIVFDFFDQLKSKTRGYASLDYDTSGDQVADLVKVDILLQGEHVDAFSSIAHRDKAYSYGVMMTAKLKELIPRQQFEVPIQAAIGARVIARETIRAMRKDVLAKCYGGDISRKRKLLEKQKEGKKRMKNIGSVEVPKEAFIAALSSDSDGPKDKKK; encoded by the coding sequence GTGCCCATCCCGACTTCCGCAGCTTCCGCGCGCATCCAGCCGAATGCCACCGCGCCCGAGCTGATCCGCAACTTCTGCATCATCGCGCACATCGACCACGGCAAGTCCACGCTTGCCGACCGCATGCTCCAGCTCACGGGCGTGGTGAGCTCGCGCGACATGCGTGCGCAGTACCTGGACCGGATGGACATCGAGCGCGAGCGCGGCATCACCATCAAGTCGCAGGCGGTGCGGATGCCGTGGGGTCTGGCGGACGAGGCCGGCGTGGTGACGCCGCACGCCCTGAACATGATCGACACCCCCGGGCACGTCGACTTCACGTACGAGGTGTCCCGGTCGCTGGCCGCGTGCGAGGGCGCCGTGCTGCTGGTCGACGCCGCGCAGGGCATCGAGGCGCAGACCCTGGCCAACCTGTACCTGGCCATGGAGAACGACCTGGAGATCATCCCGGTCCTGAACAAGATCGACCTGCCGGCGGCGCAGCCGGAGAAGTATGCCGAGGAGCTCGCGAACCTGGTGGGCACCGACCCGGCGGATGTCCTCAAGGTATCCGGCAAGACGGGCGTGGGCGTCGAGGAGCTGCTCGACCGCATCGTGCAGCGCGTGCCGGCCCCGACCGGTGACCCGAACGCCCCGGCCCGCGCCATGATCTTCGACTCGGTCTACGACACCTACCGCGGTGTGGTGACCTACGTGCGGGTGATCGACGGTGACCTGAACCCGCGCGAGAAGATCGTGATGATGTCGACGAAGGCCACCCACGAGCTCCTCGAGATCGGGGTCAGCTCGCCCGAGCCGCACCCGGCCAAGGGCCTCGGCGTCGGCGAGGTCGGCTACCTGATCACCGGCGTGAAGGACGTGCGCCAGTCCAAGGTCGGCGACACCGTGACCAACGCGGCCAAGCCCGCCACCGTGGCGCTCGACGGCTACAGCGACCCCAAGCCCATGGTCTTCTCGGGCCTGTACCCGATCGACGGCTCCGACTACCCGATCCTGCGCGACGCCCTCGACAAGCTCAAGCTCAGCGACGCCGCGCTCAACTACGAGCCCGAGACGTCGGTGGCCCTCGGCTTCGGCTTCCGGGTGGGCTTCCTCGGCCTGCTGCACCTCGAGATCGTGCGCGAGCGGCTGGAGCGCGAGTTCAACCTCGAGCTCATCTCCACGGCCCCGAACGTCATCTACGAGGTGACGATGGAGGACAACACCAAGGTCGAGGTGACCAACCCGTCGGAGTTCCCCGGGGGCAAGATCAAGGAGGTCCGCGAGCCCGTCGTCAAGGCCACGATCCTCACCCCGGCCGAGTTCGTGGGCGCCGTCATGGAGCTCTCGCAGTCCAAGCGCGGCGACCTGCAGGGCATGGACTACCTCTCCGAGGACCGCGTGGAGCTGCGGTACAAGCTGCCGCTCGGCGAGATCGTCTTCGACTTCTTCGACCAGCTCAAGTCCAAGACCCGCGGCTACGCGTCGCTGGACTACGACACGAGCGGCGACCAGGTGGCCGACCTCGTGAAGGTCGACATCCTGCTCCAGGGCGAGCACGTCGACGCGTTCAGCTCGATCGCGCACCGCGACAAGGCGTACTCGTACGGCGTCATGATGACCGCCAAGCTCAAGGAGCTCATCCCGCGCCAGCAGTTCGAGGTGCCGATCCAGGCCGCCATCGGCGCGCGCGTGATCGCCCGCGAGACCATCCGTGCCATGCGCAAGGACGTGCTCGCCAAGTGCTACGGCGGCGACATCAGCCGTAAGCGCAAGCTGCTGGAGAAGCAGAAGGAGGGCAAGAAGCGCATGAAGAACATCGGCTCCGTCGAGGTGCCGAAGGAGGCGTTCATCGCCGCGCTCTCCTCCGACTCGGACGGCCCCAAGGACAAGAAGAAGTAG
- a CDS encoding CNNM domain-containing protein, translated as MSNPWVVLAATVVFIALSAFFVAVEFALLAARRHRLEDAAATSRSARAALRSASELTVLLAGSQLGITVCTLALGAITKPAVHHWLTPVFETWGAPFWAADVAGFVLALVIVTFLHLVVGEMAPKSWAIAHPEASATMLALPMRAFMTLTRPVLLALNGAANWCLRRVGVEPADEAATGQNPDDLRHLVEHSANVGALSAAYSTQLSGALDLRRLTVEDLLADHAAPAAVGHEATAADVQEASRASGHLRIIVQGDGGRADGVVHVRDTLLMADDAPVAGVTRPVFELAADVPLHSALTSMRETGNHLAVVPRPDGAAADYGVVTLADVLRRLLPRTAAGRTVGE; from the coding sequence ATGAGCAACCCCTGGGTCGTCCTGGCCGCGACCGTCGTTTTCATCGCGCTCAGCGCGTTCTTCGTGGCCGTGGAGTTCGCGCTGCTCGCCGCCAGGCGGCACCGCCTGGAGGACGCCGCGGCCACCAGCCGCTCCGCCCGGGCCGCGCTGCGCAGCGCGAGCGAGCTCACGGTGCTCCTGGCCGGTTCCCAGCTCGGCATCACGGTCTGCACCCTGGCGCTCGGCGCCATCACCAAGCCCGCAGTGCACCACTGGCTGACGCCGGTGTTCGAGACGTGGGGCGCGCCGTTCTGGGCCGCCGACGTCGCGGGGTTCGTGCTGGCCCTGGTCATCGTCACGTTCCTGCACCTGGTCGTGGGGGAGATGGCGCCCAAGTCGTGGGCCATCGCGCACCCGGAGGCCAGCGCCACGATGCTGGCGCTGCCGATGCGGGCGTTCATGACCCTGACCCGGCCGGTGCTACTGGCGCTCAACGGCGCGGCGAACTGGTGCCTGCGGCGCGTGGGCGTCGAGCCGGCTGACGAGGCCGCGACCGGGCAGAACCCCGACGACCTGCGGCACCTCGTGGAGCACTCGGCCAACGTGGGTGCGCTCTCCGCCGCGTACTCGACGCAGCTCTCCGGCGCGCTGGACCTGCGCCGCCTGACGGTCGAGGACCTGCTGGCCGACCACGCGGCGCCCGCCGCCGTCGGGCACGAGGCCACTGCCGCCGACGTGCAGGAGGCGTCCCGCGCCTCCGGCCACCTGCGGATCATCGTGCAGGGCGACGGCGGCCGGGCGGACGGCGTCGTGCACGTGCGCGACACGCTCCTGATGGCCGACGACGCGCCCGTCGCGGGCGTCACCCGGCCCGTGTTCGAGCTGGCCGCCGACGTGCCGCTGCACAGCGCCCTGACGAGCATGCGGGAGACGGGCAACCACCTCGCCGTCGTACCCCGTCCTGATGGGGCCGCGGCGGACTACGGCGTGGTGACCCTCGCGGACGTGCTCAGGCGCCTCCTGCCGCGCACGGCTGCGGGCCGGACCGTGGGAGAATAA
- a CDS encoding hemolysin family protein yields MSWVISLLLGVLVILAITAVTGYFVAQEFAYMRVDRARLATRSEAGDAGARRALGVTRRTSFMLSGAQLGITVTGLLVGYVAEPLVGAALGEAFGGVGVPVGTGVAIGTVLALLFSTLVQMLFGELVPKNLAIARPEPVALWLARSTTLYLAVFGWLIRVFDAASNALLRLLRIEPVHDVEHSATVRDLEHIVADSRASGDLPGDLSVLLDRILDFPRQDVEHAMIPRARVGVVHSGDTLAQVRELMAGGHSRYPVVDDNGGVVGVVHLADLLSAGPGTASAADLLRPALVLPTTMALPDALRELSATHNQLACVVDEYGGFAGVLTVEDLAEELVGEITDEHDDEIDPVTAASDGVWVMAGDVHLDEVERAVGHDLPDGDHETIAGLAIAVHGSLPAAGDVVDVPLPADPADLVAPEPPPAEALRIEVLEVERHVPSRVRVTVVERENEETR; encoded by the coding sequence TTGAGCTGGGTGATCTCCCTCCTGCTGGGCGTGCTGGTGATCCTCGCGATCACCGCCGTGACGGGCTACTTCGTGGCGCAGGAGTTCGCGTACATGAGGGTCGACCGCGCACGCCTCGCGACCCGTTCCGAGGCCGGCGACGCCGGGGCGCGACGAGCGCTCGGCGTGACCCGGCGCACCAGCTTCATGCTCTCCGGAGCCCAGCTCGGCATCACGGTGACCGGCCTGCTCGTCGGCTACGTCGCCGAGCCGCTCGTCGGCGCGGCGCTGGGCGAGGCCTTCGGCGGCGTCGGGGTGCCGGTCGGCACCGGCGTCGCGATAGGCACCGTGCTCGCGCTCCTGTTCTCGACGCTCGTGCAGATGCTGTTCGGCGAGCTCGTCCCGAAGAACCTGGCGATCGCGCGGCCGGAGCCGGTGGCGCTGTGGCTCGCCCGTTCCACGACGCTCTACCTCGCCGTCTTCGGCTGGCTCATCAGGGTGTTCGACGCCGCGTCCAACGCCCTGCTGCGGCTGCTGCGGATCGAGCCCGTGCACGACGTCGAGCACTCGGCGACCGTCCGCGACCTCGAGCACATCGTCGCGGACTCGCGCGCCAGCGGTGACCTGCCCGGGGACCTGTCGGTGCTGCTCGACCGCATCCTCGACTTTCCCCGCCAGGACGTGGAGCACGCCATGATCCCGCGCGCCCGGGTCGGGGTCGTGCACTCAGGAGACACGCTCGCGCAGGTCCGCGAGCTGATGGCCGGTGGCCACTCCCGCTACCCGGTGGTGGACGACAACGGCGGCGTGGTCGGCGTCGTGCACCTGGCGGACCTGCTCTCGGCTGGCCCCGGGACGGCGTCGGCCGCGGACCTGCTGCGCCCCGCGCTCGTGCTGCCCACGACGATGGCGCTCCCGGACGCCCTGCGGGAGCTGTCCGCCACGCACAACCAGCTGGCCTGCGTCGTGGACGAGTACGGCGGGTTCGCCGGGGTGCTCACCGTCGAGGACCTCGCCGAGGAGCTCGTCGGCGAGATCACCGACGAGCACGACGACGAGATCGACCCCGTGACCGCCGCGTCGGACGGCGTATGGGTCATGGCGGGCGACGTCCACCTCGACGAGGTGGAGCGCGCCGTCGGGCACGACCTGCCGGACGGCGACCACGAGACGATCGCCGGGCTGGCGATCGCCGTGCACGGCTCGCTGCCCGCGGCGGGCGACGTCGTAGACGTCCCGCTGCCCGCCGACCCGGCCGACCTTGTCGCGCCCGAGCCACCCCCCGCCGAGGCGCTGCGGATCGAGGTGCTGGAGGTGGAGCGGCACGTGCCGTCCCGCGTCCGGGTCACCGTCGTCGAGCGCGAGAACGAGGAGACCCGATGA
- a CDS encoding maleylpyruvate isomerase N-terminal domain-containing protein, protein MTLDHLSLLARFQGGFLAAVPDADPDARVPACGEWTVRELVEHLAGVHHWAAGQARAERGVPLGDGPFDLAPHYAAQAATLRRALAELDPDATGRVLAHPAPMGPGPVRFWHRRQTHETLVHLHDLLAAAAGAGALGLVEAEPEVWADTIDEVVTMFQPRQVGLGRMAPLRHPVALVATDVVGAPAWVLGAPGERADEVAPGVVVSGTAEGLALMLWRRLTPAEAELTIEGDPARLEAALAQPIVP, encoded by the coding sequence ATGACCCTCGACCACCTGTCGCTGCTGGCCCGGTTCCAGGGCGGCTTCCTCGCCGCGGTGCCCGACGCCGACCCCGACGCGCGGGTTCCCGCCTGCGGTGAGTGGACGGTGCGGGAGCTGGTGGAGCACCTCGCCGGGGTGCACCACTGGGCCGCGGGGCAGGCGCGGGCCGAGCGGGGTGTGCCTCTCGGCGACGGGCCGTTCGACCTGGCACCGCACTACGCCGCCCAGGCCGCGACCCTGCGCCGGGCCCTGGCCGAGCTCGACCCCGACGCGACCGGTCGGGTGCTCGCCCATCCCGCGCCCATGGGGCCCGGTCCGGTTCGGTTCTGGCACCGCCGGCAGACCCACGAGACGCTCGTGCACCTGCACGACCTGTTGGCCGCCGCCGCGGGTGCAGGTGCGCTCGGCCTGGTCGAGGCGGAGCCCGAGGTCTGGGCCGACACCATCGACGAGGTGGTCACCATGTTCCAGCCGCGCCAGGTCGGCCTGGGCCGCATGGCGCCGCTGCGCCACCCGGTCGCCCTCGTGGCGACCGACGTCGTCGGCGCGCCTGCCTGGGTGCTCGGCGCGCCGGGCGAGCGCGCGGACGAGGTGGCGCCCGGCGTCGTCGTCTCCGGGACCGCGGAGGGGCTGGCGCTGATGCTGTGGCGCCGCCTCACGCCCGCGGAAGCAGAGCTCACGATCGAGGGCGACCCCGCCAGGCTCGAGGCCGCACTGGCGCAGCCGATCGTGCCGTAG
- a CDS encoding transglutaminase domain-containing protein: MTLLKVVHTTRFDYASPVTDSYNQVRMRPVEDARQTVRGASLVMAPTTWSAEHTDYWGTSVTAFEILRPHTQLKIVAESLVEASGYSAGGRPAGDVPGWEDLASEPVLDAQAAFLAESPVTTPPPDLAALALEAAGGLDPDRAAEAICLAVRERLEYVRGVTTVHTPAVEAWEARKGVCQDMAHLALGALRSVGIPARYVSGYLHPEPDAGIGEQVNGESHAWVEWWTGEWVGYDPTNRMFVGGDHVVVGRGREYGDVPPFKGVYAGAASSTLAVTVEITRLG, from the coding sequence GTGACGCTGCTGAAGGTGGTCCACACGACCCGGTTCGACTACGCGTCGCCGGTCACGGACTCGTACAACCAGGTGCGCATGCGCCCCGTCGAGGACGCACGCCAGACGGTGCGGGGAGCATCCCTGGTGATGGCGCCCACCACGTGGTCCGCCGAGCACACCGACTACTGGGGCACGAGCGTGACGGCGTTCGAGATCCTGCGTCCGCACACCCAGCTCAAGATCGTCGCGGAGTCGCTGGTGGAGGCTTCGGGGTACTCCGCGGGCGGTCGTCCCGCCGGCGACGTGCCCGGGTGGGAGGACCTGGCGAGCGAGCCCGTGCTCGACGCGCAGGCGGCGTTCCTCGCGGAGTCGCCGGTCACCACGCCGCCGCCGGACCTCGCGGCGCTCGCCCTGGAGGCGGCGGGCGGGCTGGACCCCGACCGGGCAGCGGAGGCGATCTGCCTCGCGGTACGGGAGCGCCTCGAGTACGTGCGCGGTGTGACGACCGTGCACACGCCCGCGGTCGAGGCGTGGGAGGCGCGCAAGGGGGTGTGCCAGGACATGGCGCACCTCGCGCTCGGCGCGCTGCGCTCGGTCGGTATCCCGGCGCGGTACGTGTCGGGGTACCTGCACCCCGAGCCGGACGCCGGGATCGGCGAGCAGGTCAACGGCGAGTCGCACGCCTGGGTCGAGTGGTGGACCGGCGAGTGGGTCGGCTACGACCCGACGAACCGGATGTTCGTGGGCGGCGACCACGTGGTGGTCGGGCGCGGGCGCGAGTACGGCGACGTGCCGCCGTTCAAGGGCGTCTACGCCGGCGCCGCCTCGTCGACCCTCGCGGTGACGGTGGAGATCACGCGCCTCGGCTAG
- a CDS encoding alpha-E domain-containing protein yields the protein MLSRIAESLFWIGRYVERADDTARILDVHVQMLSEDPWADEATACRSLLAIMDHPARPDDGEVNRETVLRLLAHDRENPSSIAGSMLAARENARRAREIVSTDLWECLNTTRNTLPSHAGRGPHEFFSWVRERAAVVAGLMESATPRDSTWHFMVLGQAIERADMTARLITTQARLGTGGPGWNTLLRSCGGYEAYLRAYRGRASDADAAGFLILDRLFPRSIVYALHAAERALRELEPVEGRHAVSDDARRALGIMRSELEFARLGDLLADLPDAMERVQVACARASGAIKHRYFPAVATTAWVEEAL from the coding sequence ATGCTGAGCCGGATCGCGGAGTCGCTGTTCTGGATCGGGCGGTACGTCGAGCGCGCCGACGACACGGCCCGGATCCTCGACGTCCACGTCCAGATGCTGTCGGAGGACCCGTGGGCCGACGAGGCCACGGCCTGCCGGTCCCTGCTGGCGATCATGGACCATCCCGCCCGGCCCGACGACGGCGAGGTGAACCGCGAGACCGTGCTGCGGCTGCTGGCGCACGACCGGGAGAACCCGTCGTCGATCGCCGGGTCGATGCTCGCGGCGCGGGAGAACGCCCGCCGCGCGCGGGAGATCGTCTCGACCGACCTGTGGGAGTGCCTGAACACCACCCGCAACACCCTCCCGTCGCACGCGGGCCGGGGGCCGCACGAGTTCTTCTCCTGGGTGCGGGAGCGGGCCGCCGTCGTAGCGGGGTTGATGGAGTCGGCGACGCCGCGCGACTCGACGTGGCACTTCATGGTGCTGGGCCAGGCGATCGAGCGGGCCGACATGACCGCCCGCCTCATCACCACCCAGGCCCGGCTCGGCACGGGCGGTCCCGGCTGGAACACGCTGCTGCGGTCCTGCGGCGGGTACGAGGCGTACCTGCGCGCGTACCGCGGCCGGGCGTCCGACGCCGACGCGGCGGGCTTCCTCATCCTCGACCGGCTGTTCCCGCGGTCGATCGTCTACGCGCTGCACGCCGCGGAGCGGGCCCTGCGCGAGCTGGAGCCGGTCGAGGGCCGGCACGCGGTCTCCGACGACGCCCGCCGGGCGCTGGGGATCATGCGCTCCGAGCTGGAGTTCGCCCGGCTCGGTGACCTGCTCGCCGACCTGCCGGACGCCATGGAGCGCGTCCAGGTGGCGTGCGCGCGGGCGAGCGGCGCGATCAAGCACCGATACTTTCCAGCGGTGGCCACGACGGCCTGGGTGGAGGAGGCGCTGTGA